DNA sequence from the Saimiri boliviensis isolate mSaiBol1 chromosome 5, mSaiBol1.pri, whole genome shotgun sequence genome:
TGGCAATAAGATTGACAAGTGAAAATCTTAaactttctacaaaagaaaatatactttgaTAGTTTGGGGAAagtctttgggtttttttttttttttttttttttttttgtaaagacatagtctcactatgttactcaggtctttttttttttttttttttttttttttaagtgaaagataCCCTCAGcagggctcagtggttcatgcctgtaatcccagcactttgggaggctgaggcagacaggagttccagaccagcctggccaacatggtgaaagcccgtcggcactaaagatacaaaaattagccaggcgtagtgttgggcgcctgtaattccagctactggggagactgaggcaggtgaatagcttgaactcaagaggcataggatgcagtgagctgagacagcaccactgcactccagcctgggcaacagagtgagaccctgtctcaacaacaacaaaaaggtttATCACCAAACTTTGCCTAACaaataattatatcaaaaaaGAGTCATCCTATACATAATGCACAAATAATActataaagttattttcaaacCCAGGCATTTGTGCCTACCATTTTAACTCATGATATAAACAGTTGCTTTAATAGTAAGAAATAACAatcaataattttgatttttgtatttttttttgcaaggaGAAATGTTAGTGTTTACCTTTAATAACTTCAACTACATTGCAGTTTGGATTTATGCTTCCAATGTGTTTTCGATGAGATGGACTTCCTTTGCCTTTTCCACCAAATAATAAAgctatccaaaaataaaaaacaaacaaaataagctAAACTACCTAATGCTCTTTTCCAAATGTGAATACTGTTTCAATTGTACCAAACAGtagaacaaatattttctttcttttaggatAAACATAGTActtcacattaaataaaaatacctttcttGATGGCAGtctatttacttttcttaattagcaaaaaagtaaaactaaatttTCTACCTAAAAGGAAGTTTTCTAAACGAATTTAAAATACACCAACACATCTTATTTAGCTGCTTCTCTTGACTGAGGACACTTACAGTGCTGATTGAGTAACATTCTAATTGAAATGCGACTCATGTAGAATCGATCCAAAAAGTACTGAACATTCTGGCTGGTGACGGGATCCACCCCAAAGCTCTCCTTGTATTCAATCACACCCTGGGCCATTGTAGGAATGACATCATTGTGTCGGTTTCTGATCCGTATCACAGTATCTGTAAAGCTAAACAAACCCATCTGTCAAAACAGCCAAATATTTTGACAAGTAagtttaatacaaaaatataagttTATCAAACTAtactagacaaaaaaaaaaaaaaatccctaatttgtaaaaggaaaatcACTCCATGTTTTCCTAtacttatttacatatatttcagATCATAAAATATACCAAATCCATCAAAGTAGAAGGACctccaaaataaaactttcaaaatttaattattttcttggatTCCTAAGAGTAAGGCTGCCACAAAATATAATCTTAAAATGTTAATGGTTTTCTTTAACTGTTATCAACTAAGGTCATCTGAGCACTGGCTATGAGGATGGTATTCCAGAGACAGAAGACAAAGCACTCGCCTCTAGGGAACACATGCTCTGTAAGGAATTGAGATGAATGAGCCAATAAAGCCTGCCTGTTTTGGAACTCTTCCTAGGgttcaaagagagaaagaaacacttaggacagaaaaacagaaaagaactcTCATTTCATTCATCTTATGAGTTTATAAAATGGGAGAGGAAAAGTAaacaattatatgaaaagacaaaTCTTCAAATCATCTAGCCTTCCCACTTCTGTCACTTAGAAGACATTACAtggttaaagaaataaataaaaaagtcttAATTAGCAGTAATAAAACCAATTTTCTAACATAACCATCTGAATGTACACTTCCAAATGAGTGATTTCTTATTCAAAGTCATCATCCTGAGTATTAACTTATTCCAATGTTCCCACTGCTTAAAAGATTTTTGGAATTCCTAGTTTGTAATGAGCTTCAAAACAAGACTGTTTAaccaaaatacaaacaacaaaactCTTCAAAAACAACTCCTCATTCTAgtcactttttattcatttattttcttttttcttaaaagaaacacaaatctgTATTATTCTGCTTGACTACTCAATTTATTTTCTATAGCTCCCAATGACTGTTTTCAGAAGGCTCTATAGCGTAATGGTTACTTTTAAATTAAGACTGCTTGGATTCTACCATTTGCTAGCCATGTAACCTTAAGCTACTTTACCCTCTTTATGCACAAATAGCATTATTTCAATGAacagttttaaagattaaaaaacattCATGTGAGGTTTGCTCAATATCTAGGCAAGGAGTAAACTCTTGCTGAATGTTATTTTcagattaaaatgttaaaaaaaaaaatgaagtgttaCTGTACCCTTTAAAGACAGtccaaaaaatatgtataactaaCTGAGGACAAGAAGTGGTCATTACAATGTCAGTACCCTTCATATGCAGGTAGCTGCATAAGGCAAATACTTCGGTTTACCAATTACAGTACAGGGGTTATTAAACCTGTCATATTACTTACATCATCTTATAAGCCATAGAGCATAAACTAGAGACCTGCAATCATGTTCTTATCGGCCTttggtgtttaaaaaaattttaattagttgCCCATCTTTCAAAATTGAGAGATTTTACACTACAAATCTAGACTTGCAGCTTTcctttaaaatcagaaaacaatcaGATGATCTGGACAGCATTCACATAGCAAAGATCAGTTGGGACTGAAGGTGGCTGTCCATTAGAAGGAGCATGCACTCTTCAGGTTAACAGTCCAACTGGCACTGAGACCACACCTACATTCCATTAATCAGCACACCTCAACTTCATCTTTTGTTAAAGAGGAGCATGAAGCATTTCTTATGCCTAGTCAAATTTACTGATTTACGTTATTTGCCCTGCCTCTATGGGCTGGTTTAGTCACATATATCATATGTTGTAAAGCAGTAGAAGCCTAAAAGTTAATCAATTTTCCCAAAGTAACCTAATAGTAGTAGGTTTAAgctaaatacatttacattttttgaatGATGTTTAAGGGATGTAAAAATTGTATTCAGAATAGGGTCAAAACAGTGAACTCACTCATAAATAGCTTTAGCATCCTCAGCGCTTTTGTCCTTAAAATCAAGAAGCTCCTGAAGACTCTGGATATACCTAAAATGCAGATCAATAGGATAAGGTCATTCTTTTATATTCTGAGAGTTCAATATCGTGAAAATTAGCTCAAAAgctatttttagcattttataatttttaatttagaatacTGCTATAAATTATGGTTGAAGTAGAATTTTTACAATCATGCACATTTGAGCAAAGTACTGAGAACGAATAGAAGAAGGGGCACATTTTCTCCTAAAGCATAGatcaaatttaagaattttatgctttttctattccattttaaGTTGTATatcttaaaatagtatttaaatttttttaaaatttacctctGTACATTACAGTATATGTACTGATTATGCTgaggtctgactctgtcaccagtAACCATGTGATCTTGGGTAAATGACTTAATTTGTCTTATTATCAGTAAAATGAAGACAGTCTCTCTCGCTCTAAGACTCTTAACTTAAATATCTGTgctttaaaatcttaattttagaCATTTATGTCCgatcaacaaatacttattgaaggCCTACAATCTACTACATGGTTCTTTTAAACTGGACAAAAAACACCAAAGTCATGAAAATGTAGATTCTAAATTTATCTTGCAATTCAAGGTATCAAAGCACCTGTTAAGAAATTAGCAAAATAAGGAAGGCCAAATGACTTTCTGATGGTCTTGCAGGCAAGTAAAAAGGCACTGCAGGGTCACAGCTAAAAATAACTTGCTACCACTCAATTACTTTCTTTGACAGTGTAAGGATCTGCTCCACTTGGCTGTAAGCACTTTATCTGCAACTGCCCTAACTTAGCAGGCATCTAGGAGCAATCAAAGTGCTTTaaaacctgtaattccatctgTTGGTTTGGAAAGCTGTTTCTGACAAGCAATATGTCTTACTGCATTCCAAAGTCAAGGGATTCTGATAGCAGCTGCTGCTTTGCTTTAACCCTTAATTTCCTCTTAATTGGCAAGAACAGCTATGCTCTCTATCCAAGAGATATTTGAGTAACTACAACAGGCAAGGATCAGACTTCATGACTGATATGCTTCAAAAAGCAGCATATTCTACTTctaatgaagaattttttttagaacAGGAAAAATCTTCCATGGAATattgtattttctccttcatatcCCATCATAATTCCCTAACAAATGTTTCCTGTTTAAACTACACGTAACTATTCCATACTTGGACTAGATACCATCTGATTATCATATATGCAGCCGTTAAaccttttctgcttttttaaaattgagattaaaTCAACTTCTCCTATATACTATAATGcctacaaaaagaaaacttgaatcTCCATGAATCTTAACTGGGAAATGCCCTTCAGCTAAACTCTCTCCATTTAACTTAACTCTGGGCAACACATTTGTTTGAAGTGTATAGTGCTTAGGAGAACAACACTTTTAAATCAATAACATTAACAAAGGCTGTATATAGGCGGCTCCAGGAGTATATACCCTTAACATCTCTACTCATCATTGGGAAGTAGGCCACATAGAGGCCACAGTTTTTCTACACGAGTCCAAAAACTTCTAattgttttaaaacagaaaaataaaagttttaacttTTGCCATTTATAAAGAGATCCTTCAATaaatagtttattaaaaatacataaaccctttcatatatttcataattCTGACTAAAGCATGGTATAGCAGAGATGGACAAATGTCGGTCTGAACACCAACCCCACTGTCAATAGTACTGCCTTATGCAAAAGATTTAACCCTTATGTACCTCAgcgtcctcatctgtaaaacgaagataattggccaggtgcagtggctcacacctgtaatcccagcactttcagaagctgagatgggaagatcacctgaggtcaggagtttgagaccagcctggccaacatggtgaaacgctcgtctctactaaaaatacaaaaattagccaggtgtggtgatgggtgcctataagAGCAagtctctgtttcaaaaaaaaaaaaaaaaaaaaagtaaataaaaataacaacaacaataaataaaatggagagaaTCATACCTACCCTGCAAGGTTGCTGAAGGGATTAAAGGCAATATACATAAATAACTATTTATCAACaaactgcaaacatttttcttataatatcCCTGTAGATATTCTAACATAAATCTTAAATTTAGCATCTGTATTTCAGTGCAGTTCTGATTGGTTTTCTCAAAATCAAGGAGTTGTAGAGTCCAGGATTCAGGGCACAAGCCCAAATACactgcccccacccacccccagccaaaAGAAGGAGAATACTGCTACTACCTTAAGATTCTGgctggggccgggtgtggtggctcatgcctgtaacccaagcactttggaggccaaggagggcggatcacctgaggtcgggagttcaagaccaggctgactaacatggtgaaaccccgtcttattaaaaaagaaaaagaaaaaaacatattaaaaataaaaaggattcagcctgggcacggtggctcacacctgtaataccagcactttggaaggctgaggtgggtggatcacaaggtcaggagattgaaaccatcctggccaacacagtgaaaccccgtctctactaaaaatacaaaaattagctgggtgtggtggtgtatgcctgtaaccccagctactttcgaggctgaggcaggagaatcgcttgaaccagagagatggaggctgcagtgagctgagatcataccactgcactgtagcctggcaacagagcaaaactccatctcaaaaaaaaaagggattccACTGAAGAATAAAAAAGCATTTGCCTGCTGTAACACTGAATAAAGTTCACAACTCCATCAAAATTGCAAACACAAGATGAGAATCTTACCAGCTTTGTACTAATTGAACAGATGGTGTCCGGAGAAGATTGTCTGGGAGGAGacttatttctttcattatatttgcCAGTCTGACAGGCAACTCTTGCCGCAGAAACATAAATGATGTCTTTTCGCAAGCATTCACTGATCCTGAAACCAAACATGATGGGTAAAGCAGTAAGCAGAAGCCATAAGGCAAGacaaggcaggaggcagggaaagacAGGAAGTTATCTGGCAAGGGCAGAGGGGTAGAATCACTACGATGGGGCTGGGAATACGAGGCAAAGATATCCctgcctttgggaggtgagggaTGAGATAATCCAGCCTTCAGAGTTATGACCTTCTAATGGCTCTGTACAGCAATTACAATACTTTCTTGTCTCCTTAACATGCATCCTCATAGTGATCACCCATTTCAGCAATTAGGTAACCTGAGCATGTCGGGGTAATTCTATAAAATTAACAGAAGAACCTGAAAAACTCTATCCTCGACACCCTGTTGCTGCTATCACttagaaaatctgttttttaactctaggtttaaaaagagaaaatgcctgtctaagaaacagaaactctAGGCTGGTTTGaatgcagtggtgtttacaactaattgatcactaCCAGTTACAgattctttgttccttctccactcccaccgcttcacttgactagccttaaaaaaaaaaaaaaaaaaaaaaaagagagagaagtagaaACAGCGGGCccggcagtggctcatgcctataatcccagcactttgggaggccaaggcaggagggctgcttgaacccaggagttcaagacaagcctgggcaacacagtgagaccttgtatttataaaaactaaaacatagccaggcatggtggtgcctgcctgtagttctAGCCTTGGGAGGCTCGGGCAGGAATttagaggttacggtgagctatgacagcgccgctgcactccagcccgggtgacagagtaaaaccctgtctcaaacaaagaaaagaaaaaagggaaattttgATGTTTGCATAGGAAGATTCACAGATTCCATATAGAACCACTAATGCTGATTACCATAAGCAAAGAGTAAGTGCAGGTCTTAAGCGCAGGTTTCACAcgtatatatatgaaaaaaaagggTAAGTGCAGAGGCTTTCAGGCTACAGAAAGCCAACAGAAAGCGAAAACCATCACTGCCTGTTAGTACCATCTTCAAGTAAGTCCTATTCAATCGTCTGGGGAAAGCCTCCAGCCCCCTCCACTCCCTTATCAGGATCCCGTATCACTCCCTAAGCAGAATCATTGCAGAATGTCCTTTGACAAACAGCTCCATTTAAAGTTAAACTAAAAACTCTTATTATTCCAGTAATGCATTTTAAACTTACTATTCTTGCTGCTTTAGCAGAGAAAAAGTTAGCAAAAACTACATTGTCAGTAGCAGAAATTAAGGTATTAAAGGAAAACAGCTTGTGAAAGTTTCATGGCATACTTATGAACACCACCAAATTCGCCCATTCCTCAAACTAGAGTCATTTCAAAGTAAAAACGAAAACCGAAAGCTTTGAGCCAAAACTTATGCCACTGTAAACCAGTTTAAAGTTGCCAGTCACGCAGGTATCATTCAATGCAGAAGCCACAATGCAGAAGAAAAACCTTTGTACTCAAATTTTATGAATTCATTAAGGTTTTCCCTTTTCCCCTCATTGCTTTCATACAGGAAGTCAAAGTTAAAATGCCTCACTTTGCAATTCCTTCTGCAATTTGTTGAACAGCTTCCAGAGAAAACCAAGACAGTCCGTGGTAAAATTCACAGCATTTTGTCCTCATGTATTCAACACGTGCTCAAGACTTACTTGCTGATGATGAAATGTGCTGTTGGTGCAAACAGTCTTGAGCCACTGGCAAGGAAAACATTCTAAGAAACGTTGGGCCAGTTACAACCTGCCTTCCAAATCATCACGCCAATTCTGTGCAATCGTCATATGCAAAACTGGGCATTCACCATCACTGCGCGGAATCCAAACGCGACTCTCGCGGGTGCCCACGCTCGGCCTCCCACCCCGGCACGACTCCTCGGAAGGGGCCTGGCCGAGCGCGCACCTGCACACGTGCGCCGGACGGCGGGAGGTCATTCCGCGGCCCAGCTGGTCTGTTTTCAACAATAACTGTCAAAGTCACACGCCCCCGGTTATTTACGCCGCCCGCCAGCGTAGGCACCTcgagggaggaaggaagcagctAAGGCCCTGGGGGCGGAAACGCTGAGGAGGAGGGGTGCGCCTCCGGCGAGAGCCGGCCGGCGCAGACCGGGCCCCGGAGAGCGGCTGCAGCTCCCGGCTCGTGACCGCTCACAAAGGCCCGAGCTCCGGGCCGCACTCACCGAAGTCCAGGAACTGCTTCATGGAGAGCGGGGACGGAGAGAAGCGCGCGTAGAAGTCCACCTGGCCCGGAACGCTGCGCTCGGACGCCGGGCCGGAGCCCGAGTCCGAGCTGAGGCTGCGGGTGACGCCGGGGCCGGCGGCGCGCAGCCTCGGGTCGGGGCCGGCCGAGGCAGCTCCGCGAAGCAGCCGCGCCAGCCTCATGCCGAGCCCCGCAGGAGGAGTCGGAGCCCGCGCGCCAGGTCCCCGCTCCGCGCCACCGCCGAGTGGTACGTGAGGGACGTGGCTGGCCGCAGGGGCGGGCAGGGGCGGGCAGCGGCTGTCACCGGCGCGGCCCCCGCCCCCCTCGCCGGAGCCCGGCCCCCTTCGCCGCTGGGCCGCACGCGGAGCGGGAAGGAGGCGGGGAGAGAAAAGGGGCGGGCGCTCGCGGGGCCCGCCCCGTCGCCGGAGTCCCGCCCAGCCCCGCGGAATACGGGGCGCAGAGAGCGCGCCGCTGCGTCACCGGCGCCGAGATCCCGCCCCCGCCGGCGGGCTGTGGGGCGCGCGTGGCGGCGGTCCCGGCGCACGTCCGAACCGGGGACGCTAAGAGGCGAGGCGGTGTGGAGCGCCCCCCTTCCCCAGCCCTTTTGAAACAGCTCccaccttcctgcttctgctgcccTCCCAGTCAGCCAAAAGACTCAAGGACACGGCGGCGCTCTCTTCCACACACCGCGGTGTCCTGCTGCGAGAGCGTTCCAGAAACGCTTCTCTGATGCAGACCACAGGTTTTCCCGCTCCGGAGAGCTTCAGGGGTCCCCGCTTGCCAAACAAACAGCGGTAGGTAAACACGAATGCTGAGCACTGGCACGTGTGGCCCTAAACGGCGTCACTGCGGCGGCGGCCCCACCAGAAGGGCTGTGTGCCGCTGAGTGagccatttaacctctctgagcctccgtcTCTTTACCTAAAAAAGGAGCATAGTATCTGTCTCACTTGTTTGCTGTGACGTGAGTAGTATGAGGTTAGCCGAGAGGAAGGAGAGTAGACCCAAAGTCAGGCTAGCAACTTTTACTGACCTGCCGGGCTGCCCCTTAGCAATCAGAGGAGGCAGCCCTGAGCCTCCAAAACGCGGGCTTCAGATGGGGTGAAGGGGCATAAGGTAGTTTTCAGACTGAGAAAATCTATCAGCTTGTAAGAAGCCCGAAGACAGTTTGTCAGCTTGTGACAGACAATACATTGtcctgtgacttttgtggtggcgcttttaaaaaacaattttacagGTTTGTGTAAAAGAGGAATTTAAACAAAGGTGGCTTTTCATGACCTTCCCCACGCTGCCCAGATGACTGTAATCAGGCTTTGCTTAATTGCCTTGCTGTGGCGCCTAGATCGGAATGCAGCTGCAAAGCAATCAGAGTGATGGGTCAGCTGCCCCTAACGGGTAGTAGAGCTATCTGTGTTAGCACAATGCCAGGGACACAACACTCAATAAATCGTgtttattttttaccattattgctttttaaaattatttccttgttaAGATTTTATCAGAACCACTAATTTGTGTTTTCCCTGAAGCACATTTTACCAAAGGCTTTAGAGAAAACGTTTTTTGATGGCTTTATAACTTTATTTGATGTATTCGAGTATCAGCAATTAGTTCTTCTCTACATTGACTGTAGGTTTTAGAAGATGGTAACAGGTACATAATTTTGTGGACCCTGAAGGTTTGAGATAAGTCTCAGTTAAcgtataaagtttattttgccaaggttgatgATGCATGctcgtgacacagcctcaggaagtcctgaggacatgtgcctaaggtggtcagggtacagtttggttttattcattttagggagacaggaggCATCAATctatatgtaagaagtacattggttcgGTCCAGAAAGGCTGGACAAGTTGAAGCAGGGAGagaggcttccaggtcacagatagGTGAGGGACaaatagttgattttttttttttttttttttttttgagatggagtctcactctgttgcccaggctggagtgcagtggcatgatctctgctcactgcaaccttcgcctcctgggttcaagcaattctcttgcctcagcctcctgagtaactggaattacaggcccctgccaccattactggctaatttttgtacttttagtagagatggggttttaccatgttggccaggctggtctcaaatcctgacctcaggtgatccacctgccttggcctcccaaagtgctgggattacaaacgtgagccgtCGTGCCTGGCTTCACCTTCCTTCTTTAGTTTAGCCATTCATCAGAAAATTTGTTGAGAACTTACTCTGAGCCAGGTGATAGAAATTCAGTAGTACTAgtagggcacggtggctcaagcctgtaatcccagcactttgggaggccaaggcgggtggatcacgaggtcaagagattgagaccatccgggtcaacatgatgaaacgccatctctactaaaaatacaaaaaattagctggacatggtggcgcgtgcctgtaatcccagctactcagaaggctgaggcaggagaattgcctgaacccaggaggcggaggttgtggtgagccgagattgcgccattgcactccagcctgggtaacaagagcgaaactccgtctcaaaaaaaaaaaaggaaaaaaaaaaaaaggaaatttagtaGTAAAGTTTTCTACCTTCAAGAAGCTTATAATCTGGGAAGCTGGGGTTTGGGTGCCTGGTAGTTAACTATAAATGCCTTTAACATGATCACAGGATTAACTGTAATGACAGGGATGCAAATGCCTCCATAATTAAAGACCAagcatatgatttta
Encoded proteins:
- the PDK1 gene encoding pyruvate dehydrogenase (acetyl-transferring) kinase isozyme 1, mitochondrial isoform X1, with the translated sequence MRLARLLRGAASAGPDPRLRAAGPGVTRSLSSDSGSGPASERSVPGQVDFYARFSPSPLSMKQFLDFGSVNACEKTSFMFLRQELPVRLANIMKEISLLPDNLLRTPSVQLVQSWYIQSLQELLDFKDKSAEDAKAIYDFTDTVIRIRNRHNDVIPTMAQGVIEYKESFGVDPVTSQNVQYFLDRFYMSRISIRMLLNQHSLLFGGKGKGSPSHRKHIGSINPNCNVVEVIKDGYENARHLCDLYYINSPELELGELNAKSPGQPIQVVYVPSHLYHMVFELFKNAMRATMEHHADKGVYPPIQVYVTLGNEDLTVKMSDRGGGVPLRKIDRLFNYMYSTAPRPRVETSRAVPLAGFGYGLPISRLYAQYFQGDLKLYSLEGYGTDAVIYIKALSTDSIERLPVYNKAAWKHYNTNHEADDWCVPSREPKDMTTFRSA